A window from Gossypium raimondii isolate GPD5lz chromosome 7, ASM2569854v1, whole genome shotgun sequence encodes these proteins:
- the LOC105794427 gene encoding AP2-like ethylene-responsive transcription factor PLT2, whose protein sequence is MGSMNSNNWLSFPLSPTNSSLPTHLHSSQSQQFNLGLVNDSMENPFQTQEWNLINTHYTSEVPKVADFLGVSKSESPSLDLVAFNEIHQPSDSDYSLLPLQNTDVAAAPNNNYDFQENANTLQSLTLSMGSSGKGSACETSGENSTTTNIVEAPPRRTLDTFGQRTSIYRGVTRHRWTGRYEAHLWDNSCRREGQSRKGRQVYLGGYDKEEKAARAYDLAALKYWGTSTTTNFPISNYEKELEEMKHMTRQEFVAAIRRKSSGFSRGASMYRGVTRHHQHGRWQARIGRVAGNKDLYLGTFSTEEEAAEAYDIAAIKFRGLNAVTNFDMSRYNVKAILESNTLPIGGGAAKRLKESQALESSRKREEMIALGSSFQYGSSGSSSSRLQSYPLMQAPFEQQPQPFLTLQNHDINSQYTQDASFHQNYIQTQLQLHQQSGGSYNLHQSSQNTQFYNSYIQNNPALLHGLMNMGCPSPASVVDNSGGSSGSYMGNGIGLASNATSGNAVGSTEDVALVKVDYDMAGGGYGGWSGDSVAGSNPGVFTMWND, encoded by the exons ATGGGTTCCATGAATTCAAACAACTggctttcttttcctctttctcCCACGAATTCGTCTTTGCCAACGCATTTGCACTCCTCTCAATCTCAACAGTTCAATCTAGGGTTAGTGAATGATAGTATGGAGAATCCATTCCAAACCCAAG AATGGAACCTGATAAACACCCATTATACAAGTGAAGTTCCAAAGGTTGCAGATTTCCTTGGAGTTTCCAAATCCGAAAGTCCATCCTTGGATCTTGTGGCCTTCAATGAAATTCATCAGCCTAGTGATTCTGACTACTCTCTTCTGCCGCTGCAAAACACTGATGTAGCAGCAGCACCCAATAACAACTATGATTTCCAAGAAAATGCTAATACTTTGCAGTCACTGACATTATCCATGGGTAGTAGCGGCAAAGGCTCAGCCTGCGAAACCAGCGGTGAAAATAGTACTACTACTAATATTGTGGAGGCTCCCCCTAGAAGAACCTTGGACACTTTTGGCCAAAGAACTTCCATATACCGTGGCGTAACAAG GCATAGATGGACTGGAAGATATGAAGCGCATCTTTGGGATAACAGTTGCAGGAGAGAAGGGCAATCAAGGAAAGGAAGACAAG TCTACTTGG GTGGGTATGACAAAGAAGAGAAAGCAGCTAGGGCTTATGATCTTGCTGCACTCAAGTACTGGGGAACATCCACCACTACTAATTTCCCG attagtaattatgaGAAAGAGCTGGAAGAAATGAAGCACATGACCAGACAAGAATTTGTGGCCGCCATTAGAag GAAGAGCAGCGGTTTCTCAAGGGGTGCATCCATGTACCGAGGAGTAACAAG ACATCATCAGCACGGTAGATGGCAAGCGAGGATCGGTAGAGTTGCAGGAAACAAAGATCTTTATCTAGGAACTTTTa GTACTGAAGAGGAAGCAGCTGAAGCATATGACATTGCAGCAATTAAATTCAGAGGACTAAACGCAGTCACAAACTTTGACATGAGTCGTTATAATGTGAAAGCCATTCTTGAGAGCAATACATTGCCAATAGGAGGAGGAGCTGCTAAAAGGTTAAAGGAGTCTCAAGCACTTGAATCATCAAGGAAACGTGAAGAAATGATAGCTCTGGGTTCAAGTTTCCAATATGGAAGCTCTGGTTCAAGCTCTAGCAGGTTACAGTCATACCCACTGATGCAGGCCCCATTTGAGCAGCAACCTCAACCTTTTCTAACATTACAAAACCACGACATCAATTCTCAATACACTCAAGACGCATCTTTTCACCAGAATTACATTCAAACGCAGCTGCAATTGCATCAGCAATCGGGTGGGTCTTATAACTTGCACCAGTCCAGCCAGAACACTCAATTTTACAACAGTTACATCCAAAACAACCCGGCATTGCTTCATGGGTTGATGAACATGGGGTGTCCTTCACCAGCATCTGTTGTTGATAACAGTGGCGGGTCTAGTGGGAGTTATATGGGGAATGGAATTGGGTTGGCTTCCAATGCAACATCAGGAAATGCAGTGGGATCTACGGAAGATGTAGCCCTTGTGAAGGTTGATTATGATATGGCTGGTGGGGGATATGGCGGCTGGTCGGGGGACTCAGTTGCAGGCTCCAATCCCGGAGTTTTCACAATGTGGAATGACTGA